Proteins from a single region of Parasedimentitalea psychrophila:
- the pheS gene encoding phenylalanine--tRNA ligase subunit alpha, whose translation MDDLKSKYLSQIAGAADESALETIRVAAVGKKGEVALKMRELGKMTPEERQLAGPALNALKGEINSALIAKKAGLADAALDERLRTEWLDVTLPTRASRVGTLHPVSQAQEELTAIFAELGFSVAEGARVETDWYNFDALNIPGHHPARAEMDTFYMHRAEGDDRPPHVLRTHTSPVQIRSMEKMGAPLRIICPGGVYRADYDQTHTPMFHQVEGLALDTDISMANLKWTLEEFVKSFFELDDIELRFRASHFPFTEPSAEVDIRCSWKDGTLKIGEGDDWMEILGSGMVHPKVIAAGGIDPDVYQGFAFGIGIDRLAMLKYGIPDLRAFFDSDLRWLRHYGFQCLDMPSLHGGLSR comes from the coding sequence ATGGACGATCTTAAGTCAAAATATCTAAGCCAAATTGCCGGTGCCGCTGATGAAAGCGCGCTGGAGACCATTCGGGTCGCCGCCGTTGGCAAAAAAGGCGAAGTGGCGCTGAAGATGCGCGAGCTGGGCAAGATGACGCCCGAGGAGCGCCAGCTGGCCGGCCCGGCGCTGAACGCGCTCAAGGGTGAGATCAACTCGGCCCTGATCGCCAAAAAGGCCGGTTTGGCTGATGCGGCGCTGGATGAGCGGCTGCGCACCGAATGGCTGGACGTCACTCTGCCGACCCGCGCCAGTCGCGTCGGCACCCTGCATCCGGTCAGTCAGGCCCAGGAAGAGCTGACGGCGATCTTTGCCGAGCTGGGCTTTTCCGTCGCCGAGGGGGCGCGGGTTGAAACCGACTGGTATAACTTTGACGCGCTGAACATCCCCGGCCACCACCCGGCCCGGGCTGAGATGGACACGTTTTATATGCACCGTGCCGAGGGCGACGACCGCCCACCGCATGTGCTGCGCACCCATACCTCGCCGGTGCAGATCCGCTCGATGGAGAAGATGGGCGCACCGCTGCGCATCATCTGTCCCGGTGGCGTCTACCGCGCTGACTATGACCAGACCCACACGCCGATGTTCCATCAGGTCGAAGGTCTGGCGCTGGACACCGACATTTCGATGGCCAACCTGAAATGGACGCTGGAGGAGTTTGTCAAAAGCTTCTTTGAGCTGGACGATATCGAGCTGCGTTTCCGCGCCTCGCATTTCCCCTTCACCGAGCCCTCGGCTGAGGTGGATATTCGCTGCAGCTGGAAAGACGGAACGCTAAAGATCGGCGAAGGCGACGACTGGATGGAGATCCTCGGCTCTGGCATGGTCCACCCCAAGGTTATCGCCGCCGGTGGCATCGACCCGGATGTCTATCAGGGCTTTGCATTCGGCATTGGCATCGACCGGTTGGCGATGCTGAAATACGGCATCCCAGATTTGCGCGCCTTCTTTGACAGCGACCTGCGCTGGCTGCGCCATTACGGCTTCCAGTGTCTGGACATGCCGAGCCTGCATGGTGGTTTGAGCAGGTGA
- the pheT gene encoding phenylalanine--tRNA ligase subunit beta, with protein sequence MKFTLSWLKDHLDTDASVDEIAETLTDLGLEVEDISNPGDRLKDFTLGYVTSAEKHPDADKLRICKVDTDDGELQIICGAPNAREGITVVVCKPGMYIPGLDITIGIGKIRGVESYGMMASERELELSDEHDGIIELPSGEVGNRFIDWLAENDPSKVDTVIEIAITPNRPDALGIHGIARDLAARGLGKLKTPDFTPVEGSFASPIKVSIDEDTLDGCPHFTGRLIKGVQNGSSPQWLQDRLTAIGLRPISKLVDITNFFTYDQNRPLHVFDAAKVQGDLRVHRASGGEVLMALDDKEYTLVEGQMVISDEAGAESIAGIMGGLATGCTEDTVDVFLESAFWDHIQIALAGRALKINSDARYRFERGVDPEFTLEGLELATQMILDLCGGEASDVVSAGQAPNHARAYKLNAARVRSLVGMDIPESEQRQTLTRLGFRLEGNQAHVPSWRPDVQGEADLVEEVARIASLTKLQGKPLKRLSDGIPKPVMTAQQRRQQMARRTCAALGYNEVISYTFIDQPSAALFGGGTDATMLANPISSEMSHLRPTLLPGLLQAAARNQARGYMDLALFEVGPVFHGGEPGEQHNLITGLLVGRNGPKDVHGESRPVNLFDAKSDIEAVLAAIGAPAKVQVLRGAPGWWHPGRHGKICLGPKKVMGVFGELHPKVLAEMGIKGAAMAFTIWPDEIPMPRKSGASRGALKQSDLQAVERDFAFVVDDSVEALTLVNAAAGADKALITDVRVFDEFIGGSLGEGKKSLAITVRLQPTDKTLKDKDIEAVSDKIVAKVTKATGGVLRYSVRF encoded by the coding sequence ATGAAATTCACTCTTTCCTGGCTGAAAGATCACCTCGACACTGATGCATCAGTGGACGAAATCGCCGAGACTCTGACCGATCTGGGGCTGGAAGTCGAAGACATCAGCAACCCAGGCGATCGGCTCAAGGATTTTACCCTGGGCTATGTCACATCGGCCGAAAAACACCCGGATGCCGACAAGCTGCGGATCTGCAAGGTGGATACCGATGACGGCGAGCTGCAGATCATCTGTGGCGCACCAAACGCCCGTGAAGGTATCACCGTGGTGGTGTGCAAGCCGGGCATGTATATTCCGGGGCTGGATATCACCATTGGCATCGGCAAGATCCGCGGCGTCGAGAGCTATGGCATGATGGCATCCGAGCGCGAGCTGGAACTGTCGGACGAACATGATGGCATCATCGAGCTGCCCTCAGGCGAAGTGGGCAACAGGTTCATCGACTGGCTGGCCGAAAATGACCCCTCCAAGGTGGATACGGTGATCGAGATCGCCATCACTCCGAACCGCCCGGATGCGCTGGGTATTCACGGTATTGCCCGCGATCTGGCGGCGCGTGGTCTGGGCAAGCTGAAGACACCTGATTTCACCCCGGTCGAAGGCAGCTTTGCCAGCCCGATCAAGGTCAGCATCGATGAGGATACGCTGGACGGTTGTCCGCATTTCACCGGGCGGCTGATCAAGGGTGTGCAGAATGGTTCCAGCCCGCAGTGGCTTCAGGATCGTCTGACCGCGATTGGCTTGCGGCCGATCTCTAAACTGGTGGATATCACCAACTTCTTTACCTATGACCAAAACCGCCCGCTGCATGTGTTTGACGCGGCTAAGGTGCAGGGCGATCTGCGGGTGCATCGCGCTTCGGGCGGCGAAGTGCTGATGGCGCTGGACGACAAGGAATACACGCTGGTCGAAGGCCAGATGGTGATTTCCGATGAGGCTGGCGCCGAAAGCATCGCTGGCATCATGGGGGGGCTGGCCACGGGCTGCACCGAGGACACCGTAGATGTGTTCCTGGAAAGCGCCTTTTGGGATCACATCCAGATTGCTCTGGCCGGGCGGGCGCTGAAGATCAATTCCGATGCGCGCTATCGCTTTGAGCGCGGCGTCGACCCGGAGTTCACCCTGGAGGGGCTGGAACTGGCGACCCAGATGATCCTGGATCTCTGCGGTGGTGAGGCCTCGGATGTGGTGAGTGCCGGGCAGGCGCCGAACCATGCGCGTGCCTACAAGCTGAACGCCGCCCGGGTGCGGTCGCTGGTGGGGATGGATATCCCCGAAAGTGAGCAGCGCCAGACCCTGACCCGTCTTGGTTTCCGTCTGGAAGGCAATCAGGCGCATGTGCCCAGCTGGCGCCCCGACGTTCAGGGCGAGGCGGATCTGGTCGAAGAAGTCGCCCGTATCGCCTCGCTGACCAAATTGCAGGGCAAGCCGTTGAAGCGGCTGAGTGATGGTATTCCCAAGCCGGTGATGACCGCGCAGCAGCGCCGCCAGCAGATGGCGCGCCGCACCTGTGCCGCATTGGGCTACAACGAGGTGATCAGCTATACTTTCATCGACCAGCCCTCGGCGGCGCTGTTTGGCGGTGGCACCGATGCCACCATGCTGGCCAACCCGATCTCGTCTGAGATGTCGCATCTGCGGCCGACGCTGTTGCCCGGTCTGTTGCAGGCGGCGGCGCGCAATCAGGCGCGCGGCTATATGGATCTGGCCCTGTTTGAGGTTGGTCCCGTCTTTCACGGCGGCGAGCCGGGCGAGCAGCACAATCTGATTACCGGCCTGCTGGTGGGGCGCAATGGCCCCAAGGATGTGCATGGCGAGTCGCGGCCCGTGAACCTGTTCGACGCCAAATCCGATATCGAGGCGGTTCTGGCCGCAATCGGGGCGCCTGCCAAGGTGCAGGTGCTGCGCGGCGCGCCGGGCTGGTGGCATCCGGGGCGGCACGGCAAGATCTGTCTGGGTCCGAAGAAAGTCATGGGTGTCTTTGGCGAGCTGCACCCCAAGGTGCTGGCTGAGATGGGCATCAAGGGGGCTGCGATGGCCTTTACCATCTGGCCTGATGAAATCCCCATGCCGCGCAAATCCGGGGCCTCCCGCGGGGCGCTGAAGCAGAGTGATCTGCAGGCGGTTGAACGGGATTTTGCCTTTGTGGTGGATGACAGTGTCGAGGCGCTGACCCTGGTCAATGCGGCCGCCGGTGCCGACAAGGCGCTGATCACAGATGTGCGGGTGTTCGATGAATTCATCGGTGGATCCTTGGGCGAGGGCAAGAAATCTCTGGCCATCACCGTGCGCCTGCAGCCGACGGATAAGACGCTGAAGGATAAGGACATCGAGGCGGTGAGCGACAAGATCGTGGCCAAGGTGACCAAAGCCACCGGCGGTGTTTTGCGCTACTCAGTAAGATTTTGA
- a CDS encoding LysR family transcriptional regulator codes for MSNPPKTFDWNHVRAFLATAEQGSLSAAARNLGLTQPTLSRQVAALEQDLEVLLFERIGRALELTPAGLELLEHSRSMGTAASGIALTASGQSQSIEGEVRITASEVYSAYLLPPVLHHLRQLAPKLRVEIVAANDIRDLQRREADIAIRHIRPEQPELIARLIRNDSAHFYAAPCYLDAHGRPTSFADLSAHDFVSFGEPDQMIEFLTPMGIHLSADNFRLGSQSGVVAWEFVKQGFGIAPMSDQVAAQDPQVERVLPEMEPIVFPLWLTTHRELHTSRRIRLVFDTLADFLSKG; via the coding sequence ATGAGCAACCCGCCAAAGACCTTTGACTGGAACCATGTCCGCGCCTTCCTTGCCACCGCCGAGCAGGGCTCTCTGTCGGCAGCGGCCCGCAACCTGGGCCTGACCCAGCCGACCCTAAGCCGTCAGGTGGCGGCACTGGAGCAGGATCTGGAAGTGCTGTTGTTTGAGCGCATCGGCCGGGCACTGGAGCTGACCCCCGCCGGGCTGGAGCTGCTGGAGCACAGCCGCAGCATGGGCACCGCCGCCAGTGGCATTGCACTGACCGCTTCGGGGCAATCACAGTCGATCGAGGGCGAGGTCAGGATTACCGCCAGCGAGGTCTATTCGGCCTATCTGCTGCCGCCGGTGCTGCACCATTTGCGGCAACTGGCCCCCAAGCTGCGGGTCGAAATTGTCGCCGCCAATGACATTCGGGATCTGCAACGCCGCGAGGCCGACATTGCCATTCGCCATATTCGCCCCGAGCAGCCCGAGCTGATCGCCCGGCTGATACGCAACGACAGCGCCCATTTCTATGCGGCGCCGTGTTATCTCGACGCCCATGGCCGTCCCACAAGCTTTGCCGATCTGAGTGCCCATGATTTTGTCAGCTTTGGCGAACCGGATCAGATGATAGAATTTCTGACCCCGATGGGCATTCACCTGAGCGCCGACAATTTCCGGCTGGGATCACAAAGCGGCGTGGTGGCCTGGGAATTTGTCAAACAGGGGTTTGGCATCGCGCCGATGTCAGATCAGGTGGCGGCGCAAGATCCTCAGGTAGAACGAGTCTTGCCGGAAATGGAACCCATCGTGTTCCCGCTCTGGCTGACCACCCACCGCGAGCTGCACACCAGCCGTCGTATCCGGCTGGTGTTTGATACGCTGGCTGACTTTCTGTCAAAGGGCTGA
- a CDS encoding class I SAM-dependent methyltransferase, translating to MQQTTKFWDGIAEKYAKRPISDMAAYEYTLGRTRSYLGPEDQVLELGCGTGSTALSLADAVAQYTASDISGSMIAVGRGKAEAQNADTLNFVQAGVSEVPTGRYDAVLAFNLLHLIEDLDGALSHIHTLLKPGGLLISKSFCRPQGGASWSYRLMRLILPLAQMLGKAPYVAFMSIAELEAAMTRAGFDIIETGNYPANPPNRYLVARRR from the coding sequence ATGCAACAAACGACCAAGTTCTGGGATGGCATTGCCGAGAAATACGCCAAGCGGCCGATTTCTGACATGGCGGCCTATGAATATACCCTGGGGCGCACGCGGTCCTATTTAGGCCCCGAGGATCAGGTGCTGGAGCTGGGCTGTGGCACGGGCTCGACCGCGCTGTCGCTGGCCGACGCGGTGGCGCAGTACACCGCCAGTGATATTTCAGGCAGCATGATCGCAGTGGGCCGGGGCAAGGCCGAAGCGCAAAATGCGGATACCCTGAATTTTGTGCAGGCCGGTGTGAGCGAGGTTCCAACCGGTCGCTATGATGCGGTACTGGCTTTTAACCTGCTGCATCTGATCGAAGATCTGGACGGTGCGCTGAGCCATATTCACACTCTGCTGAAGCCCGGCGGGCTGTTGATCTCCAAAAGCTTTTGTCGCCCGCAGGGCGGGGCTTCGTGGAGCTATCGGTTGATGCGGCTGATCTTGCCGCTGGCGCAGATGCTGGGCAAGGCGCCCTATGTCGCTTTTATGTCGATTGCAGAGCTGGAGGCCGCGATGACCCGGGCCGGCTTTGACATCATCGAGACCGGCAATTACCCGGCCAACCCGCCCAATCGTTATCTGGTTGCTCGGCGGCGCTGA
- a CDS encoding YtoQ family protein, with the protein MTLKVYLSGEIHSDWREQILEGAASLDVTFNSPITHHQSSDDCGVRILGAESDKYWHDHKGAMVNAIRTRKGISDADVVVVRFGDKYKQWNAAFDAGFAAALGKSLIVLHGPDHQHALKEVDAAALAVAEEPAQVVEILRYVLSGELPG; encoded by the coding sequence ATGACTTTGAAAGTTTATCTTTCGGGAGAGATCCACTCGGATTGGCGCGAGCAGATTCTTGAGGGGGCTGCGTCTTTGGATGTGACGTTCAACAGCCCGATTACCCATCACCAGTCCAGTGATGATTGTGGTGTGCGTATCTTGGGCGCTGAAAGCGACAAATACTGGCATGACCACAAGGGCGCGATGGTCAATGCGATCCGCACCCGCAAGGGCATTAGTGATGCCGATGTGGTGGTGGTGCGCTTTGGCGACAAGTATAAACAGTGGAATGCGGCCTTTGATGCCGGTTTTGCTGCGGCGCTGGGAAAATCGTTGATCGTGTTGCACGGTCCAGACCATCAGCACGCCTTGAAAGAGGTGGATGCGGCGGCGCTGGCGGTGGCCGAAGAGCCGGCACAGGTGGTGGAAATCCTGCGCTATGTGCTGAGCGGTGAGCTGCCGGGATGA
- a CDS encoding GNAT family N-acetyltransferase, giving the protein MMPPVLKTDRLILRPHRVEDWDDVAAMWADPEVVRHVTGVPSSRPESWGRLLRYIGHWQALGFGYWVVEARDDGRFLGEVGFADYRRDITPSLGGVPETGWVFTLAAHGQGYASEAVQRMHQWADQVKGWRETVCIFDPEHIVSQHVARKTGYQISGEALCMGQPTLVMRRVSSVD; this is encoded by the coding sequence ATGATGCCACCGGTGTTGAAAACCGATCGTCTGATCCTGCGCCCGCACCGGGTGGAGGATTGGGACGATGTGGCGGCAATGTGGGCGGACCCCGAGGTGGTGCGCCATGTCACCGGAGTGCCCTCGTCCCGGCCGGAATCCTGGGGGCGGTTGCTGCGCTATATTGGCCATTGGCAGGCCCTTGGCTTTGGCTATTGGGTGGTCGAGGCCCGCGATGATGGTCGCTTTCTGGGCGAGGTCGGATTTGCCGATTACCGGCGCGACATTACGCCGAGCCTGGGCGGAGTGCCCGAGACAGGCTGGGTGTTCACCCTGGCAGCACATGGGCAGGGATATGCCAGTGAGGCGGTGCAGCGGATGCATCAATGGGCGGATCAGGTGAAAGGCTGGCGCGAGACAGTTTGCATCTTTGACCCTGAGCATATCGTGTCGCAGCATGTTGCCCGAAAGACGGGGTACCAGATCAGCGGAGAGGCGTTGTGCATGGGGCAGCCGACTTTGGTGATGCGGCGCGTTTCAAGTGTTGATTGA
- a CDS encoding mechanosensitive ion channel family protein has translation MEQIVEQGFAYWPVALNGLKALAVLILGWMATGMISRAIRKRINATPEIDPTLGNFIASIIRWTLKAVVLIAVLGIFGIQATSLVAMMGAATLAIGLALQGTLGNLAAGFMLVLFRPYKLGQYVDIGGAAGTVQDLNLFITELATPDNVQIIIPNGQAWGSVITNYSHHDTRRVDMVFGIDYGDDANKAKDIILQLANADSRVLKDPEPWVRVTNLGDSSVDLTAKIWCNADDYWELKFAMIQAVKEAFDSNGISIPYPHTVEIHKQA, from the coding sequence ATGGAACAGATTGTAGAGCAGGGTTTTGCCTATTGGCCGGTGGCCCTGAACGGCCTCAAGGCCCTGGCGGTGCTGATCCTAGGCTGGATGGCTACAGGCATGATCAGCCGGGCCATCCGCAAGCGCATCAACGCCACCCCTGAAATTGACCCCACCCTGGGAAACTTTATCGCCAGCATCATCCGCTGGACACTAAAAGCTGTTGTTCTGATCGCGGTTCTGGGCATCTTTGGCATCCAGGCCACCAGCCTGGTGGCGATGATGGGCGCCGCGACGCTGGCCATCGGACTGGCGCTGCAGGGCACTCTCGGCAATCTGGCTGCCGGCTTTATGCTGGTGCTGTTCCGCCCCTACAAGCTGGGCCAATACGTTGACATCGGCGGTGCGGCTGGCACGGTCCAGGATCTGAACCTGTTCATCACCGAACTGGCCACCCCCGATAACGTGCAGATCATCATCCCCAACGGTCAGGCCTGGGGCTCGGTGATCACCAACTACTCACACCATGACACCCGCCGCGTTGATATGGTATTTGGCATTGATTATGGCGACGATGCCAACAAAGCCAAGGACATCATTCTGCAACTGGCCAATGCCGACAGCCGCGTGCTGAAGGATCCAGAGCCCTGGGTCCGGGTCACCAATCTGGGCGACAGTTCGGTCGATCTGACAGCAAAGATCTGGTGCAACGCCGATGATTACTGGGAGTTGAAATTCGCCATGATCCAAGCGGTCAAAGAAGCGTTTGACAGCAACGGCATCTCGATCCCCTACCCGCATACTGTGGAAATCCACAAACAAGCCTAA
- the ald gene encoding alanine dehydrogenase — protein MKIGCPTEIKPQEFRVGMTPDAAREAVIQGHQVLIQQGAGMGSGFSDADYATAGANIIATAEEIFATADMIVKVKEPQPGERKMLREGQLLFTYLHLAPDPEQTHDLLESGCTAIAYETVTDDRGGLPLLSPMSEVAGRLAPQVGAWTLQKANGGRGVLMGGVPGVAPARVVVIGGGVVGTHAAKIAAGMGADVTVLDRSLARLKYLDDVFGRDFKNQYSTAGATLDLVRQADMVIGAVLIPGAAAPKLISRAQLSEMKPGAAIVDVAIDQGGCFETSKATTHGDPIYDVDGIMHYCVANMPGAVARTSTIALGNATMPFMLALAGKGWRQACIDDAHLLNGLNVHAGQLTYYAVGKALGIDVVSPSVAVKH, from the coding sequence ATGAAAATCGGCTGCCCCACAGAGATCAAACCACAGGAATTCCGCGTTGGCATGACGCCCGACGCCGCCCGCGAAGCGGTCATTCAAGGCCATCAGGTGCTGATCCAGCAAGGGGCCGGCATGGGATCTGGCTTTTCCGACGCTGACTATGCCACCGCAGGCGCAAACATCATCGCCACCGCCGAGGAAATCTTTGCCACTGCGGACATGATCGTCAAGGTCAAAGAGCCCCAGCCCGGTGAGCGCAAGATGCTGCGCGAGGGCCAGTTGCTGTTCACCTATCTGCACCTGGCACCGGACCCCGAGCAAACCCACGATCTGCTGGAATCGGGCTGCACCGCCATTGCCTATGAAACCGTTACCGATGATCGCGGCGGCTTGCCACTGCTGTCGCCGATGTCCGAAGTTGCGGGTCGGCTGGCGCCGCAGGTCGGTGCCTGGACCCTGCAAAAGGCCAATGGTGGCCGTGGCGTATTGATGGGCGGGGTGCCCGGCGTGGCTCCGGCCCGTGTTGTGGTGATCGGCGGCGGTGTCGTCGGCACCCATGCCGCCAAAATTGCCGCTGGCATGGGCGCTGATGTGACGGTTCTTGACCGCTCGCTGGCCCGGTTGAAGTATCTTGACGATGTGTTTGGCCGCGACTTCAAAAATCAGTATTCCACTGCCGGAGCCACCCTTGATCTGGTGCGTCAGGCCGATATGGTCATCGGCGCGGTGCTGATCCCTGGGGCTGCGGCGCCAAAACTGATCAGCCGCGCGCAGCTCAGCGAAATGAAGCCCGGCGCCGCCATCGTTGACGTTGCCATTGATCAGGGCGGCTGTTTTGAGACCTCAAAGGCCACCACCCATGGCGATCCGATCTATGACGTGGATGGCATCATGCACTATTGCGTCGCCAATATGCCCGGCGCGGTTGCCCGCACCTCGACCATCGCATTGGGCAATGCCACCATGCCCTTCATGCTGGCCCTGGCCGGCAAAGGCTGGCGTCAGGCTTGCATCGACGATGCGCATTTGCTGAACGGTTTGAATGTCCACGCTGGCCAGTTGACCTATTACGCAGTGGGCAAGGCACTGGGCATCGACGTCGTGTCACCCAGCGTAGCCGTCAAACACTAA
- a CDS encoding Lrp/AsnC family transcriptional regulator, with the protein MSLDQTDRRILTVLQKQGRISNADLSELVNLSASACHRRVQRLESDGYIRNYVALLDARKMQVPSTVFVEITLSGQADEVLDAFERAVARIPDVLECHLMAGSADYLLKVVSENTDDFARIHRQHLARLPGVAQMQSSFALRTVFKTTALPV; encoded by the coding sequence ATGTCACTAGATCAAACGGATCGTCGCATCCTTACGGTGTTGCAAAAACAGGGGCGGATTTCCAATGCGGACCTGAGCGAGCTGGTGAACCTGTCGGCCTCGGCCTGTCACCGCAGGGTGCAACGTCTAGAGAGCGACGGCTATATCCGCAACTACGTGGCGCTGCTGGATGCCCGCAAGATGCAGGTGCCCAGCACGGTTTTTGTCGAGATCACCCTGTCTGGGCAGGCGGATGAGGTGCTGGATGCCTTTGAGCGGGCGGTGGCGCGGATCCCGGATGTGCTGGAGTGCCATCTGATGGCTGGATCGGCGGATTACCTGCTTAAGGTGGTGTCTGAAAACACCGATGACTTTGCCCGTATTCACCGGCAACATCTGGCCCGGCTGCCGGGGGTGGCGCAGATGCAAAGCTCGTTTGCGCTGCGGACCGTTTTCAAAACCACAGCCTTGCCGGTTTAG
- a CDS encoding GMC family oxidoreductase, translating into MGWDYIIVGAGSAGCVLAKRLSEAGHRVLLLEAGGKDNYHWVHIPMGYLYCIGNPRTDWMYHTAEEAGLNGRSLIYPRGKVLGGCSSINGMLYLRGQAADYDGWRQRGNPGWGWDDVLPYFKKSEDYVEGPSEMHGAGGEWRVENQRLHWDVLDHWSEAAQAWGLPHVSDFNTGNNEGVGYFRVNQRGGWRMNTAKAFLRTTTGENLKVETQAHTRRVLIEEGRAVGVEYEQGGQVKVARAKGEVILSAGAINSPQILQLSGLGPGDLLQKHGVEVRRDIAAIGGNLQDHLQLRCAWRLTGAKTLNTLANSLWGKAKIGMEYAFKRSGPMSMAPSQLGAFSRSRPDLETPDLEYHVQPLTLEAFGQPLHDYPGLTASVCNLRPESRGTVQITSPDARVAPRIAPNYLSTEGDKQVAVAAIRQARQIIAQGPMQRYAPQEIKPGVASDTEADLLQAAGDVGTTIFHPTCTVHMGPDDSAPLDAELLLRGVSGLRVVDASVMPVITSGNTNAPTIMIAEKAADMILRAAR; encoded by the coding sequence ATGGGTTGGGATTACATTATCGTTGGCGCGGGCAGTGCGGGTTGCGTGCTGGCCAAACGGCTGAGCGAAGCCGGGCATCGGGTGTTGTTGCTGGAGGCGGGTGGTAAGGATAATTACCACTGGGTGCATATCCCGATGGGCTATCTGTATTGCATCGGCAATCCGCGCACCGACTGGATGTATCATACTGCCGAGGAGGCAGGGCTGAACGGCCGCTCGCTGATCTATCCGCGGGGTAAGGTGCTGGGCGGCTGTTCGTCGATCAACGGGATGCTGTACCTGCGCGGCCAGGCGGCGGATTATGATGGCTGGCGGCAACGGGGCAATCCGGGCTGGGGCTGGGACGATGTGCTGCCCTATTTCAAGAAATCCGAGGATTACGTCGAAGGCCCCTCTGAGATGCACGGGGCGGGCGGCGAATGGCGGGTCGAGAATCAGCGGTTGCACTGGGATGTACTGGATCATTGGTCAGAGGCGGCGCAGGCCTGGGGCTTGCCGCATGTCAGTGATTTCAACACCGGCAACAACGAAGGCGTCGGCTATTTCCGGGTCAACCAGCGCGGTGGCTGGCGGATGAACACCGCCAAGGCCTTCTTGCGCACCACCACCGGCGAGAACCTGAAGGTTGAGACTCAGGCGCATACCCGGCGGGTGCTGATCGAAGAGGGTCGCGCGGTTGGTGTGGAATATGAGCAGGGCGGCCAGGTAAAGGTGGCGCGGGCCAAGGGTGAGGTGATCCTGTCGGCGGGGGCCATCAACTCGCCGCAGATTCTGCAACTGTCGGGGCTGGGGCCGGGTGATTTGCTGCAAAAGCACGGCGTTGAAGTGCGGCGCGACATTGCGGCGATTGGCGGCAACCTGCAAGACCATTTGCAACTGCGCTGTGCCTGGCGGCTGACCGGCGCCAAGACATTGAACACCCTGGCCAACTCGCTGTGGGGCAAGGCCAAGATCGGGATGGAATATGCGTTCAAGCGATCCGGGCCAATGTCGATGGCGCCCAGCCAACTGGGGGCGTTTTCACGCTCGCGTCCCGATCTGGAAACACCGGATCTGGAATATCACGTGCAGCCGCTGACGCTGGAGGCCTTTGGCCAGCCGTTGCACGACTATCCGGGCCTGACCGCCAGTGTCTGCAACCTGCGACCTGAAAGCCGGGGAACGGTGCAGATCACCTCACCGGATGCCAGGGTCGCACCACGGATTGCGCCCAACTATCTGTCCACCGAAGGCGATAAGCAGGTTGCGGTGGCGGCGATCCGGCAGGCGCGCCAGATTATCGCTCAGGGACCAATGCAACGCTATGCGCCGCAGGAGATCAAACCGGGGGTGGCCTCGGACACCGAGGCGGATTTGCTGCAGGCAGCGGGGGATGTTGGCACCACTATTTTCCATCCGACCTGTACGGTGCATATGGGGCCGGACGACTCTGCGCCGCTGGATGCTGAATTGCTCCTGCGCGGGGTGTCGGGGCTGCGGGTGGTGGATGCCAGCGTGATGCCGGTGATCACCAGCGGCAACACCAATGCGCCAACCATCATGATTGCAGAGAAAGCCGCCGATATGATCCTGAGGGCGGCCCGCTAG